One genomic region from Candidatus Sericytochromatia bacterium encodes:
- a CDS encoding DUF362 domain-containing protein has product MASDVIFAHRRATNGGGLLEKLDALYDAAALSSLVYPGALTAVLLHFGEIGNLTHVRPPLVRRLVTRLRQDGATPFLTGTLPAPPSPRRHAVDLLNGAQRHGFEGFGGIPLVAADGLTGGDQVPCAVPRQAIGREVPVAGAIAHADSLVSIAHVTAHPWAGFAGALLQLGFEGLARVGKATILGTLDGADSGAAIAEALRARQQACVEAAAAIFAQKEGRCGFVNVLLEITPDPDGHPLSDTPIVADIGLLGSRDPVALDQATADLVLQAAGLPDTRLSSSGVADKWRDLHPSVDWEFPLQHAQNLGLGSREYELMIV; this is encoded by the coding sequence ATGGCCTCGGACGTTATCTTTGCGCACCGCCGCGCCACGAATGGGGGGGGACTGCTCGAGAAGCTCGACGCCCTCTACGACGCCGCGGCGCTCTCGTCGTTGGTGTATCCCGGGGCCCTCACCGCCGTCCTGCTTCACTTCGGGGAGATCGGAAACCTCACGCATGTTCGCCCTCCCTTGGTGCGGCGCCTGGTCACCCGCTTGCGCCAGGACGGTGCCACTCCTTTTCTGACCGGCACCTTGCCTGCGCCACCTTCCCCTCGTCGCCACGCCGTGGACCTGCTCAACGGCGCTCAGCGCCACGGGTTCGAGGGCTTCGGAGGCATCCCGCTGGTCGCGGCGGACGGACTCACGGGCGGAGACCAGGTGCCCTGTGCCGTGCCGCGCCAGGCCATAGGGCGGGAGGTGCCGGTCGCCGGGGCGATCGCCCACGCGGACAGCCTGGTATCGATCGCTCACGTGACGGCGCATCCCTGGGCTGGCTTCGCCGGGGCCTTGTTACAACTCGGCTTCGAAGGCCTGGCCCGCGTCGGTAAGGCGACCATCCTGGGCACGTTGGACGGGGCTGACTCCGGGGCCGCGATCGCGGAGGCACTGCGTGCGCGCCAGCAGGCCTGCGTGGAAGCCGCGGCGGCCATTTTTGCTCAGAAGGAGGGCCGCTGCGGGTTTGTGAATGTCTTGCTGGAAATCACGCCCGATCCGGACGGGCACCCGCTGAGCGATACGCCCATCGTGGCGGACATCGGGTTGCTCGGCTCTCGCGACCCGGTGGCGCTGGACCAGGCCACTGCAGACCTGGTCTTGCAGGCGGCCGGGTTGCCCGATACTCGCCTTTCGAGTTCCGGCGTCGCGGACAAGTGGCGCGATTTGCATCCTTCTGTAGACTGGGAGTTCCCCCTTCAGCACGCCCAGAATTTGGGGCTCGGCAGTCGGGAATATGAACTCATGATCGTGTAA
- a CDS encoding DegT/DnrJ/EryC1/StrS family aminotransferase: MRNHRHSNGIDAGPETLRAPRGEFLTFGLPLIEEDEVAEVLATLRSGWLGTGPRTRTFEQRFADFIGVPHAVALNSCTAGLHLALDVLGIGPGDEVIVPALTFAATANVVCHVGATPIFADVEFATGNLAPAEVEAAISPRTRAIIPVHFAGRPCDMNALMAIAKRHSLHVVEDAAHATESWYHGQKIGAIGDMAAFSFYSTKNLVTGEGGMVTTHDGAWADALRIRGLHGISRDAWKRYSAAGYQPYEVLYPGFKYNMTDMQAALGLPQLAKLERNWLRRERLWQLYQQALARHDELVLPAPDEPGTKHARHLYTILIDLNRLTVDRYGFIDAMRQHNIGTGVHFEPLHLQPYYRERFGYRVGQFPHAEEIGRRTVSLPLSPKMTEDDAWDVVSAVRRVLAQVAR, translated from the coding sequence GTGCGCAATCACAGGCATTCAAACGGGATCGACGCGGGGCCGGAGACGTTGCGGGCGCCGCGTGGCGAATTCTTGACCTTTGGCCTGCCGCTCATCGAAGAAGATGAGGTGGCGGAGGTGCTCGCGACCTTGCGTTCCGGTTGGCTGGGAACGGGGCCGCGCACACGGACCTTCGAGCAACGTTTCGCGGACTTCATCGGGGTTCCTCATGCCGTGGCGCTGAATTCCTGCACCGCCGGCCTGCACCTGGCGCTCGACGTGCTGGGGATCGGACCCGGTGACGAGGTGATCGTGCCGGCGCTGACGTTTGCGGCCACGGCCAACGTGGTTTGCCACGTGGGGGCCACCCCCATCTTTGCCGACGTGGAGTTCGCCACCGGCAACCTGGCCCCTGCTGAGGTTGAAGCGGCCATCTCGCCCCGCACGCGCGCCATCATTCCCGTTCACTTTGCCGGGCGCCCCTGCGACATGAATGCCCTGATGGCGATCGCCAAGCGTCATTCCCTCCACGTGGTGGAAGATGCGGCCCACGCCACCGAGAGCTGGTACCACGGTCAAAAGATCGGCGCCATCGGCGATATGGCGGCCTTCAGCTTTTACAGCACCAAGAACCTGGTGACGGGCGAGGGCGGTATGGTCACGACGCACGATGGCGCCTGGGCGGATGCCCTGCGGATTCGTGGACTGCACGGCATCAGCCGCGACGCCTGGAAACGCTACAGTGCCGCAGGCTATCAGCCTTACGAAGTGCTCTATCCAGGCTTCAAGTACAACATGACCGACATGCAGGCGGCCCTCGGGTTACCCCAGCTGGCCAAGTTGGAACGCAACTGGCTCCGACGCGAGCGCCTCTGGCAACTGTACCAACAGGCCTTGGCGCGTCACGATGAACTGGTCCTGCCGGCGCCCGACGAGCCCGGCACCAAGCACGCCCGCCACCTCTACACCATTCTGATTGACCTGAACCGTCTGACGGTGGATCGCTATGGCTTCATCGACGCGATGCGACAACATAACATCGGGACGGGGGTTCACTTCGAGCCCTTGCATCTCCAACCCTATTACCGCGAGCGCTTCGGCTATCGCGTGGGCCAGTTCCCCCACGCCGAAGAGATCGGGCGACGCACCGTGTCCCTGCCGCTGTCGCCCAAGATGACCGAGGACGATGCCTGGGACGTGGTCTCAGCCGTCAGGCGGGTCCTGGCGCAGGTGGCGCGATGA
- the rph gene encoding ribonuclease PH, whose product MASHSRIDGRACDALRPFSLQRGYTRHAEGSVLVCAGETRVLVTVSVEDKVPPFLRQTGQGWLTAEYALLPRSTHTRTQRESAQGRVGGRTHEIQRLIGRSLRACVDLSKIGERTLQVDCDVLQADGGTRTAAITGAYVAVVDALRWLKERKLIGSLPIIAPLAAVSVGVVDGVPMLDLCYEEDSRAGVDMNVVALEGGRFVEVQATAEGGAYDRALLDQMLALAGGGIESLLAFQREALGPLELPAVPVRA is encoded by the coding sequence GTGGCTAGTCATTCCCGTATCGATGGTCGCGCCTGCGATGCCTTGAGACCGTTCTCGCTGCAGCGTGGTTACACGCGCCATGCCGAAGGCTCGGTCCTGGTCTGCGCGGGCGAGACCCGCGTCCTGGTGACGGTCAGTGTGGAGGACAAGGTGCCTCCGTTCCTGCGCCAGACAGGACAGGGCTGGCTGACGGCGGAATACGCCCTGTTGCCCCGTTCCACCCACACCCGAACCCAGCGGGAGAGCGCGCAGGGCCGGGTCGGGGGACGGACACACGAGATTCAGCGCCTGATCGGTCGCTCCCTGCGCGCCTGCGTGGACCTATCCAAAATTGGCGAACGCACGCTGCAGGTTGACTGCGACGTTCTGCAGGCCGATGGCGGGACCCGGACCGCCGCCATCACCGGCGCCTACGTGGCGGTGGTGGACGCGTTGCGTTGGCTGAAGGAGCGCAAACTGATTGGCAGCCTGCCCATCATCGCCCCGCTGGCGGCGGTGTCGGTGGGGGTGGTGGACGGTGTCCCGATGCTTGACCTCTGTTATGAAGAAGATTCACGCGCCGGGGTGGATATGAACGTCGTGGCCCTGGAAGGCGGGCGTTTCGTGGAAGTCCAGGCCACGGCTGAGGGGGGAGCCTACGACCGGGCGTTGCTGGACCAAATGCTGGCCCTGGCGGGCGGCGGCATCGAGAGCCTGTTGGCGTTCCAGCGCGAGGCGCTTGGGCCTCTCGAACTTCCGGCTGTGCCCGTTCGCGCTTAG
- a CDS encoding GNAT family N-acetyltransferase gives MSLPNRVRPTAQIASVDWNVSPPRWEALLMACREATYFHTNLWLEALEQGLGAQLARTKLTFTDGNWALLPLCLHRFAGGYLPLAIAGETGVYGALVSPRGLEEHALTEAFERVRQRYRSARVWDNPFARSEVVPRTASHWQPLSQSTHWLPLAPPEQMWAAFSRGCKARCNKARRLGVRVTWQTDAAAVAIFDRLYRESIQRWGPRLTWERPAAFFQAVVSRGDGNAQVAIAWREATPVAAMIFLHHGEGVHYLAGASATQEREAAPANALLEAALARYWRAGARYLDLGPSQGLEGVRQFKSSFGAQERAFSGWETIRPATRAFLALRYGLGRLHHRSGGS, from the coding sequence ATGAGCCTGCCCAATCGGGTACGCCCCACCGCCCAGATTGCCTCGGTGGATTGGAACGTCAGCCCGCCTCGTTGGGAGGCGCTCCTGATGGCGTGTCGGGAGGCGACCTATTTCCACACCAATCTCTGGCTGGAGGCCCTGGAACAAGGTCTTGGTGCTCAGCTGGCGCGGACCAAGTTGACCTTCACCGATGGAAACTGGGCTTTGCTGCCGCTGTGTCTGCACCGTTTTGCCGGAGGTTACCTGCCGCTGGCGATCGCCGGCGAAACCGGCGTCTACGGGGCGCTCGTTTCCCCGCGTGGGCTTGAAGAGCATGCGCTGACCGAGGCTTTCGAACGGGTGCGTCAGCGTTACCGTTCTGCGCGGGTCTGGGACAATCCGTTCGCCCGGTCGGAGGTGGTGCCGCGGACAGCTTCCCACTGGCAGCCGCTCTCGCAATCCACCCACTGGTTGCCGCTGGCCCCGCCAGAGCAGATGTGGGCGGCCTTCAGCCGGGGCTGCAAGGCGCGCTGTAACAAGGCACGACGGCTCGGTGTCCGCGTGACCTGGCAAACGGATGCGGCGGCGGTGGCCATCTTTGACCGCTTGTATCGCGAAAGCATCCAGCGTTGGGGGCCTCGTCTGACGTGGGAGCGCCCCGCTGCTTTCTTCCAGGCCGTGGTCTCGCGCGGCGATGGGAACGCGCAGGTCGCGATCGCCTGGCGAGAGGCCACCCCGGTCGCCGCCATGATCTTTTTGCACCACGGCGAGGGGGTTCACTATCTGGCAGGGGCTTCCGCCACGCAGGAGCGCGAGGCCGCACCGGCCAATGCGCTGCTGGAGGCCGCCCTGGCCCGATACTGGCGGGCGGGGGCTCGCTACCTCGACCTGGGGCCCAGCCAGGGACTGGAGGGCGTTCGCCAGTTCAAGAGTTCCTTTGGCGCGCAAGAACGAGCATTCTCGGGCTGGGAAACGATAAGGCCGGCCACGCGAGCCTTCCTGGCGCTGCGCTATGGGCTCGGCCGGCTGCACCACCGTTCGGGAGGCAGCTGA